A stretch of DNA from Terriglobia bacterium:
TCCTCGACTGCATGGAAGACGCGGAAAACAAGGAGCGCCAGGTCAAAACCGCGGAAACGGAGTTGAAGGCCGAAGCTGCCGAGATCGAGAGGGAAAAGGCCGAAGCCCGTGCCCTTACAGAAAAAGATGAAAAAAGGCTCTCCGAGTTGCGCGTGCAGCAGTCGTCAATTCGCGCAGCAGTCGGCGAAGACAGCTTGCGCCAGTACGACCGCGTCTCCAGGCACCGTGGCACCGGTATCGCCGAAGCTCGTGACCAGCGTTGTCTCGGATGTCAGATCATGCTGCGGCCCCAGGTCTTTGCCGAGGTTCGCAAGGGCGAGCGCGTCATCACGTGTGACTCCTGCAGTCGCCTGCTGTACTACATTCCTTCGGAAGAACCGGAGACGGCTTTCCGATCCAATGTCACCGTTGAGCGCACATGGATGTTCCTGCCGCACGTTGGCGAACGCGGCGTGTTTGCCGTGTTCGTGAACAACAAGGGCAACGCCTCCATGCGCACTTTTGACATCGAAACCGGGCGTTTCCTCGAAAAGCATTCTGAAAAAGGGAAGACCTACACCCAGGCTTTCGGCCACCAGATGGAGCACGGCCGGGAATTGTTCGTCGACGAGGCCGGACTCGAAGACGAAAAAGAGCAGCTTCCGCCGGAGGCGCTGCAAGACCTGCGCCGCCAGATTCCGCACTCGCAGTCCTCGCCGGCCGCAGAATAGGTGGCGCACCATGAAACGGCTCTGTCGTTTTTTTCCGTTGTTGTTGCTGTTCGCGCCTCTCGCATTCGCCCAAGGCTATCAGCAGACGGTTCAATTCAAGGTCATGCTGGTCTGGGCCAATGGGCATAATTTCAGCGACAAACAGGACGTAGAGGGAATGCCTGGAGTGCAAGGCAACAATCGCGATTCCGCTGGCCAGCCCATCAGAGGGAATGCCGTTTCCAACATGGCAATCCGCATCGCGGTGCTGAACGACATGGGGCAGACCATAGCGGAAACATCCCCCAGCAGCGAAGGCTACGCCACCTTCACCGTTGTTGGCTCCGTTCGGAACGCGCAGGGACTGACACAGGACGTGAGCTATCGGGTTCGTGTTTACGGCGCCAGTATTGAAGAAGAAAACGTTGAGAACGTAGTACCTGCCGAAGGCGACCGGATCTTGACGGTCCGGATCCATCGCAAGGGAGAGAACAACGCGAAGGCGCCCGGCGGGATCGTTTCG
This window harbors:
- a CDS encoding C4-type zinc ribbon domain-containing protein, which produces MHSDLAQLMDLQQVENEIARLAAEVAALPKHLHAIEAKLNSAKDRVEKAKAAIKADEMAKRKYESEIQGQHEKIRKFREQSSSVKTNDQYRALMNEISFAEQEIRSLEDKILDCMEDAENKERQVKTAETELKAEAAEIEREKAEARALTEKDEKRLSELRVQQSSIRAAVGEDSLRQYDRVSRHRGTGIAEARDQRCLGCQIMLRPQVFAEVRKGERVITCDSCSRLLYYIPSEEPETAFRSNVTVERTWMFLPHVGERGVFAVFVNNKGNASMRTFDIETGRFLEKHSEKGKTYTQAFGHQMEHGRELFVDEAGLEDEKEQLPPEALQDLRRQIPHSQSSPAAE